The following are encoded together in the Bradyrhizobium algeriense genome:
- a CDS encoding acyl-CoA dehydrogenase family protein, protein MMTIASEGLQPDEFAATAARAVTACAGLDVREQAQNLAGDGLLGVVADEEVGGLALPLGFAVPVIAAAHAGLLGFPLLETVLVGRLLQSSLPRLAAAIVSGEKLVTIAWQGEALAEQASGSLVLSSTVARAPCAAKVDYVLVRMETGAAALIPTDAEGVMMEGAAGLDLTVPEHVMRLEKVEVPVGSILPANTWDMLSSDANVLRAAAILGSAEACLSLAQEHASTRRQFGHALSYNQAIRHALARQKLGLESIRHAITRSLSGDGGPVQRDAAFLAAATYGSSISEGALQIHGGMGFTWDVPVHRHLRRIRTLQAQGDASGLISAFGRRYVSEVAPFAEAGA, encoded by the coding sequence ATGATGACCATTGCCAGTGAAGGACTTCAGCCCGACGAGTTCGCGGCAACCGCGGCACGCGCCGTGACGGCATGTGCCGGCTTGGACGTGCGCGAACAGGCGCAAAACCTCGCCGGTGATGGTCTGCTCGGCGTGGTCGCGGATGAGGAGGTCGGTGGACTTGCTCTGCCGCTCGGCTTCGCGGTGCCGGTGATCGCCGCCGCTCATGCGGGATTGCTCGGATTTCCGCTGCTGGAGACCGTTCTCGTCGGTCGCCTGCTCCAGTCTTCGCTGCCCCGTCTGGCCGCCGCGATCGTTTCCGGCGAGAAACTGGTGACGATCGCTTGGCAGGGCGAGGCCCTCGCCGAGCAGGCGAGCGGATCCCTGGTGCTGAGCAGCACCGTGGCGCGCGCGCCCTGCGCCGCGAAGGTCGACTACGTCCTGGTGCGGATGGAGACGGGCGCAGCGGCACTAATCCCAACCGATGCCGAAGGTGTCATGATGGAGGGTGCGGCCGGCCTCGACCTGACGGTGCCGGAGCATGTGATGCGACTGGAGAAGGTCGAAGTTCCGGTGGGCTCGATACTGCCGGCGAACACATGGGACATGCTCAGCTCGGACGCCAACGTGCTCCGTGCCGCCGCCATCCTGGGATCTGCCGAAGCGTGCCTGTCGCTCGCGCAGGAGCACGCCTCGACACGGCGCCAGTTCGGTCACGCATTGTCCTACAACCAGGCCATCCGTCATGCATTGGCGCGGCAGAAACTGGGACTCGAGAGCATTCGCCATGCGATCACCCGGAGCCTGTCCGGCGATGGTGGTCCGGTGCAGCGCGATGCGGCGTTCCTGGCAGCAGCGACCTATGGCAGCTCGATCAGCGAGGGCGCATTGCAGATCCATGGCGGCATGGGTTTCACATGGGACGTCCCCGTGCATCGCCATCTGCGCCGTATCCGCACGCTGCAAGCGCAGGGTGATGCCAGCGGGCTGATCAGCGCGTTCGGCCGCCGTTACGTATCGGAAGTTGCTCCATTCGCCGAGGCAGGAGCTTGA
- a CDS encoding glucose 1-dehydrogenase, giving the protein MTETRDQTLAGRVALVTGAGNGIGRATALKLAARGAIVGVNDLKPEFVSGTVDAIKASGGNAIAVTQDVSSRDGMRQAVLGLAEQQGRFDVLVNNAAWVRYQSVADIAPETVERMLNIGFKAVMWGIQAAAEVMDAERGGAIVNVASVAGLISAKNSIVYSGIKAGVMGITRAAAAELGARNIRVNAVAPSAIPTEGTMRNRNAELDARRIARTPLGRLGTVDDIAKAICFLASDESGFISAQVLTVDGGITLTNIA; this is encoded by the coding sequence ATGACCGAGACCAGGGATCAGACGCTCGCCGGCCGCGTTGCACTCGTCACCGGCGCTGGCAACGGCATCGGCCGCGCAACGGCGCTGAAGCTCGCCGCGCGCGGCGCGATCGTCGGCGTCAATGATCTGAAGCCGGAATTCGTCAGCGGCACGGTGGACGCGATCAAGGCGTCCGGCGGCAACGCGATTGCCGTCACGCAGGACGTATCCAGTCGCGACGGCATGCGGCAGGCGGTGCTTGGATTGGCCGAGCAACAGGGGCGCTTTGATGTCCTCGTCAACAACGCGGCCTGGGTCCGCTATCAGTCGGTTGCCGACATCGCTCCGGAAACTGTCGAGCGCATGCTCAACATCGGCTTCAAGGCGGTGATGTGGGGTATCCAGGCCGCCGCGGAGGTCATGGATGCGGAACGCGGCGGCGCCATCGTCAACGTCGCTTCGGTGGCCGGCCTGATCTCGGCCAAGAACAGCATCGTCTATAGCGGCATCAAGGCCGGCGTCATGGGCATCACGCGGGCCGCTGCGGCCGAACTCGGGGCGCGCAACATCCGCGTCAACGCGGTGGCGCCCTCGGCGATTCCGACCGAAGGCACGATGCGCAACCGCAACGCCGAGCTCGACGCGCGCCGAATCGCGCGGACGCCGCTGGGGCGGCTCGGCACGGTCGACGACATCGCAAAGGCAATCTGTTTCCTGGCCAGCGACGAGAGCGGGTTCATCTCGGCGCAGGTGCTCACCGTCGATGGCGGGATCACCCTGACGAACATTGCCTGA
- a CDS encoding carboxymuconolactone decarboxylase family protein has protein sequence MAQLTPEQQELKDAYIKARGYWRPWTEGLLRFDPTFLQTYGKYAGYSAEMGPLSAKMRELIYVALDGSATHLFRSGLALHLRLALEEGATAQEIVDVFRLATVQGLDGCHIGIGILAEELADAGLAVDPPDLTKEQRALRDAYVAQFGDWPDFCEQWLRRDPGYFAALLDLLADRHEGGGLDQRSQCLISIALNACFTALNPPGLRVQIKRALRLGIDQREILQVLQMTAHLGVHACAIGVPVLMDVLDERAAEGGAGQDGRRPNEEGARE, from the coding sequence ATGGCCCAACTGACGCCGGAACAGCAGGAACTGAAGGACGCCTATATCAAGGCCCGCGGCTACTGGCGGCCGTGGACGGAAGGCCTGCTGCGCTTCGATCCCACATTTCTCCAGACCTATGGCAAATATGCGGGCTATTCCGCGGAGATGGGACCGCTGTCTGCCAAGATGCGGGAGCTGATCTACGTTGCGCTCGATGGCTCCGCGACGCATCTATTCCGCTCCGGCCTCGCGCTGCACCTGCGCCTTGCGCTTGAAGAGGGGGCCACGGCGCAGGAGATCGTCGACGTCTTCCGTCTCGCGACGGTCCAGGGGCTGGACGGCTGCCACATCGGCATCGGCATCCTCGCGGAGGAATTGGCAGACGCGGGCCTCGCGGTCGATCCCCCCGACCTCACGAAAGAGCAGCGCGCGCTGCGGGATGCCTATGTCGCGCAGTTTGGCGATTGGCCCGACTTCTGCGAGCAATGGCTGCGGCGCGATCCCGGCTATTTCGCCGCCCTGCTGGATCTCCTCGCGGACCGGCACGAAGGAGGCGGTCTCGACCAGCGCTCGCAATGCCTGATTTCGATTGCACTGAACGCCTGTTTCACGGCGCTCAATCCGCCGGGGCTGCGGGTGCAGATCAAGCGGGCCTTGCGGCTCGGCATCGACCAACGTGAGATCCTTCAGGTTCTCCAGATGACCGCCCATCTCGGCGTTCATGCCTGTGCCATCGGCGTGCCGGTTCTGATGGACGTCCTCGACGAGCGGGCCGCAGAGGGCGGTGCAGGCCAGGACGGGAGACGACCGAACGAGGAAGGAGCAAGGGAATGA
- a CDS encoding tripartite tricarboxylate transporter TctB family protein codes for MKGLAIRNQRAFACGALFLAFAIFFFVTALSYPAGTVARMGPGYFPRLLAIVLAAIGLVVILGAMKSSAEPQALRKWDLKGLAWVTGSVVLFGALLFPLGLIGALFVLIMVSSRASHEFTWIGALTNAAVLIALCLAVFVYGLGLQLPVWPSLFN; via the coding sequence ATGAAAGGATTGGCCATTCGCAATCAGAGGGCCTTTGCCTGCGGCGCTCTGTTTCTTGCCTTTGCAATCTTCTTCTTCGTGACGGCGCTGTCGTATCCCGCCGGCACGGTCGCGCGAATGGGGCCAGGCTATTTCCCGCGCCTGCTCGCAATTGTGCTGGCCGCCATCGGTCTCGTCGTGATCCTCGGTGCCATGAAATCCAGTGCGGAGCCGCAGGCGCTGCGCAAGTGGGACCTCAAGGGGCTCGCCTGGGTGACCGGATCCGTGGTCCTGTTCGGCGCCCTGCTGTTTCCGCTGGGCCTCATCGGCGCACTGTTCGTCCTGATCATGGTGTCGAGCCGGGCCAGTCACGAGTTCACCTGGATCGGAGCACTGACGAATGCGGCCGTGCTCATCGCGCTGTGCCTTGCCGTCTTCGTCTATGGCCTCGGGCTGCAACTGCCCGTCTGGCCGTCTCTCTTCAACTGA
- a CDS encoding tripartite tricarboxylate transporter permease, with protein sequence MDLFHNLAIGFATAAQPANLLYAFFGCLLGTLIGVLPGLGPLATIAMLLPITYALPPDAALIMLAGIYYGAQYGGSTTAIVVNLPGESSSVVTTIDGYQMAKQGRAGVALATAAIGSFFAGCVATLAIAALAGPLTATALLFGPKEFFALMILGLILASVLSSGPFIEGIGMVVLGMLLSLVGTDLNSGSQRFAFGVPQLFDGLDFVPLAMGIFGFAEIVKNLEQDDKLSLVTQKITNLFPTRDDFRRMVPAMLRGTTLGTLLGVLPGGGAVLSSFASYTLEKKLSRHPEQFGKGAIEGVAGPESANNAGAQTSFIPLLTLGVPSNVVMALMVGAMNIHNIHPGPEVMTKNPTLFWGLIASMWIGNLMLLVLNLPLVGLWVKLLTIPYRYLFPAIMVFCSIGVYSINSGTFEVYEAAVFCVFGYVLIKLQLPAAPLLLGLVLGPAIEENFRRAMVLSRGDVTALLTSPLSASLLAAAAIAVLLIMLPTIRARREEALQE encoded by the coding sequence ATGGATCTCTTCCACAATCTGGCTATTGGCTTTGCGACGGCAGCCCAGCCTGCCAACCTGCTCTACGCCTTCTTCGGATGTCTGCTGGGCACGCTCATCGGCGTGCTTCCCGGCCTTGGCCCGCTCGCGACCATCGCGATGCTGTTGCCGATCACCTACGCGCTGCCGCCGGATGCCGCGCTGATCATGCTCGCCGGAATCTATTACGGCGCGCAGTATGGCGGCTCGACCACGGCTATCGTCGTCAATCTGCCCGGCGAGTCCTCCTCGGTCGTGACCACGATCGACGGTTATCAGATGGCCAAGCAGGGTCGCGCCGGCGTCGCGCTCGCCACCGCCGCGATCGGCTCGTTCTTTGCCGGATGCGTGGCGACGCTTGCCATTGCGGCCCTTGCGGGCCCGCTGACGGCGACTGCCCTGCTGTTCGGCCCCAAGGAATTCTTCGCGCTGATGATCCTGGGCTTGATCCTGGCCTCGGTGCTGTCCAGCGGTCCGTTTATCGAAGGCATCGGCATGGTCGTGCTCGGCATGCTCCTGAGCCTCGTCGGCACTGACCTCAACAGCGGCAGCCAGCGCTTTGCCTTCGGCGTTCCCCAGCTGTTCGACGGTCTCGATTTCGTGCCGCTGGCGATGGGCATCTTCGGCTTTGCTGAGATCGTCAAAAATCTCGAGCAGGACGACAAGCTGTCGCTGGTCACCCAGAAGATCACCAATCTGTTTCCGACCCGGGACGATTTCCGCCGGATGGTGCCGGCGATGTTGCGCGGCACCACGCTCGGCACGCTTCTGGGAGTCCTGCCGGGCGGCGGCGCGGTGCTGTCGTCCTTTGCCTCCTATACGCTCGAAAAGAAGCTGTCGCGGCATCCCGAGCAGTTCGGCAAGGGCGCGATTGAGGGCGTCGCTGGTCCGGAGTCCGCGAACAACGCCGGCGCCCAGACCTCGTTCATTCCGTTGCTGACGTTAGGGGTTCCCTCCAACGTCGTGATGGCCCTGATGGTCGGCGCCATGAACATCCACAACATCCATCCCGGTCCCGAGGTGATGACCAAGAACCCGACCCTGTTCTGGGGCCTGATCGCCTCGATGTGGATCGGCAATCTGATGCTGCTGGTCCTCAATCTTCCGCTGGTCGGGTTGTGGGTGAAGCTGCTCACCATTCCCTACCGTTATCTGTTCCCCGCGATCATGGTGTTCTGCTCGATCGGCGTCTACTCCATCAACAGCGGAACCTTCGAAGTCTACGAAGCCGCGGTGTTCTGCGTGTTCGGGTACGTCCTGATCAAGCTGCAACTGCCGGCGGCGCCGCTGCTCCTGGGCCTGGTTCTGGGCCCTGCGATCGAGGAGAACTTCCGCCGCGCCATGGTGCTGTCGCGCGGCGACGTCACCGCGCTGCTGACGTCGCCGCTCTCGGCGAGCCTGCTCGCCGCAGCCGCCATCGCCGTCCTCCTGATCATGCTGCCCACGATCCGTGCGCGGCGCGAGGAGGCGCTCCAGGAATGA
- a CDS encoding acyl-CoA dehydrogenase family protein — protein MIREPAAFEALLDRVRRFVRDVAIPAEARVESCDEVPADIVAAMRAEGFFGWSIPEAYGGAGLTTEELVLAAFELSQCSVAFRARVGTNTGIGSEGIVADGTEQQKQTYLPRLASGEWTGCLAVTEPDAGSEASNVRTAALRDGDHYVLDGEKCFITNAPLADVFTVTARTDPQSKGVSGVSAFIVERGSAGLATGAPYRKMGQAGSPVSAVCFNQCRVPAANLIGGREGAGFKTIMKVLNKQRIHLAALSTGPAIRMLDMAIRHTSSRVQFGEPVANYQLVQAMIADCRTEIFAAQSMILETARKRDRGEDIALEASMCKYFATEMCGRVADRCVQMFGGAGYIADLSSIERWYRDVRLFRLYEGTSQIHQLNIARLLLRDVA, from the coding sequence ATGATCCGTGAACCTGCCGCCTTCGAAGCGCTGCTCGACCGTGTCCGCCGGTTTGTCCGCGACGTCGCCATTCCCGCCGAGGCGCGCGTCGAAAGCTGCGACGAGGTCCCAGCGGACATCGTCGCTGCCATGCGCGCCGAAGGCTTCTTCGGCTGGAGTATCCCGGAGGCGTATGGCGGGGCCGGGCTGACCACGGAGGAACTGGTTCTGGCGGCGTTCGAGTTGTCGCAATGTTCGGTCGCCTTTCGCGCCCGCGTCGGCACCAATACCGGCATCGGCTCGGAGGGCATCGTCGCCGACGGCACCGAGCAGCAGAAGCAGACCTACCTGCCGCGCCTTGCCAGCGGCGAATGGACCGGCTGCCTCGCCGTGACCGAGCCTGACGCCGGCTCGGAAGCCTCGAACGTGCGGACTGCCGCGCTTCGCGACGGCGATCATTACGTTCTCGACGGCGAGAAGTGCTTCATTACCAATGCGCCCTTGGCTGATGTCTTCACTGTCACGGCGCGCACCGATCCGCAGTCGAAGGGCGTTTCGGGCGTCTCCGCCTTCATCGTCGAGCGCGGCAGCGCCGGCCTTGCGACCGGCGCGCCGTATCGCAAGATGGGGCAGGCAGGTTCGCCCGTCAGCGCGGTCTGCTTCAACCAGTGCCGGGTGCCCGCGGCCAATCTGATCGGCGGCCGGGAAGGCGCGGGCTTCAAGACCATCATGAAGGTGCTGAACAAGCAGCGCATTCATCTGGCCGCCCTGTCGACGGGGCCGGCGATCCGGATGCTCGACATGGCCATCCGTCACACCAGCAGCCGCGTCCAGTTCGGTGAGCCGGTTGCGAACTACCAGCTCGTCCAGGCGATGATCGCCGATTGCCGCACGGAAATCTTTGCGGCGCAATCGATGATCCTTGAGACCGCGCGCAAGCGCGACCGCGGCGAAGACATCGCCCTGGAAGCGTCGATGTGCAAGTATTTCGCGACGGAGATGTGCGGTCGCGTGGCCGATCGCTGCGTTCAGATGTTCGGCGGCGCCGGCTACATCGCCGACCTCTCGTCGATCGAGCGCTGGTACAGGGACGTCCGCCTCTTCCGTCTCTATGAGGGCACCAGCCAGATTCACCAGCTCAACATCGCGCGTCTGCTGCTGCGAGACGTGGCGTGA
- a CDS encoding CaiB/BaiF CoA-transferase family protein produces MSGPLEGLKVLDIATIVAAPFAATLLADYGADVLKIEMPGQGDGVRAFPPFKDGKPLWWKSVNRNKKLATLDLRKPEGVDLFKRMLPHFDVLIENFRPGTLDRWGLSKEVLWQIQPRLVILRATAFGQDGPYRDRPGFARIFEAMGGLTYITGEADGQPMHPGYPIGDAIGGLFGAVGVLTALWKRARDPNAPGEEIDLALTEAVFRLLDVLPIEFDQLGDVRGRIGNGNAYSAPAAVYRTKDDRWVTLAGSTNALFAANCRAIGRPDLVEDPRFSNNARRVGHSAALNAIFSQWCACHTLDEVLAAFTAEEGTLAPIYAIDQIAADPQAKAREMITRVPDRDFGSVAMANIVPRFSVDRTQLSGSAGDVGEDNHEIYQRWLGLSDHEIERLTQLKVI; encoded by the coding sequence ATGAGTGGGCCGCTTGAAGGATTGAAGGTCCTGGACATCGCCACGATCGTTGCTGCGCCCTTTGCGGCAACGCTGCTGGCGGACTACGGCGCAGACGTGCTCAAGATCGAGATGCCGGGGCAGGGCGACGGGGTGAGAGCCTTTCCGCCCTTCAAGGACGGCAAGCCGTTGTGGTGGAAGAGCGTGAACCGTAACAAGAAGTTAGCCACCCTCGACCTCCGCAAGCCGGAAGGCGTCGACTTGTTCAAGCGAATGTTGCCGCATTTCGACGTGCTGATCGAGAATTTCCGCCCCGGAACGCTCGACCGCTGGGGACTTTCGAAGGAGGTGCTGTGGCAGATCCAGCCGCGCCTCGTCATCCTACGCGCGACCGCCTTCGGCCAGGATGGACCGTATCGCGACAGGCCGGGTTTCGCGCGCATCTTCGAGGCGATGGGTGGGCTCACCTACATCACCGGCGAAGCCGACGGTCAGCCCATGCATCCCGGCTATCCGATCGGAGACGCGATCGGCGGATTGTTCGGCGCGGTCGGCGTGCTCACGGCGCTGTGGAAGCGGGCAAGAGATCCGAACGCTCCCGGCGAGGAGATCGATCTGGCGCTGACCGAGGCGGTCTTCCGGCTGCTCGACGTCCTGCCCATCGAGTTCGACCAGTTGGGGGACGTGCGCGGCCGCATTGGAAACGGCAACGCCTATTCCGCACCGGCGGCCGTGTATCGAACCAAGGATGATCGCTGGGTCACCCTGGCGGGCTCGACCAACGCACTGTTTGCGGCGAATTGCCGGGCGATCGGCAGGCCGGATCTGGTCGAGGACCCGCGCTTCTCCAACAACGCGAGGCGCGTCGGCCATTCAGCAGCGTTGAACGCGATCTTCTCGCAATGGTGCGCCTGCCATACGCTCGACGAAGTGCTCGCCGCCTTTACGGCCGAGGAGGGCACATTGGCGCCCATCTACGCGATCGATCAGATCGCCGCCGATCCGCAAGCCAAAGCGCGCGAGATGATTACCCGTGTTCCCGATCGGGATTTCGGCTCGGTCGCCATGGCTAATATCGTGCCTCGTTTCTCGGTTGACCGCACGCAGTTGAGCGGATCAGCCGGCGACGTAGGCGAGGACAATCACGAGATCTACCAGCGCTGGCTCGGGCTTTCAGACCACGAGATCGAACGCCTCACGCAGCTGAAGGTCATCTGA
- a CDS encoding LysR family transcriptional regulator: MTRIDLSLRQLEAFTSIVANGGFRAAADMLHVSQPALSRTIQLAEATLGTSLFDRGNQGVELTPAGKQLLPIAQRILREFDVSRGELAEFLAGRSGRITLAVLPSLGITIIPEIISSFLSDFPAVRFSLEDYIAGALEEAVMEGKADLGISVRPAAGSPLNFEPLLADDFAFVCAHGDRMGEKEELPWSVFVERPFVATSPNSSIRTITDAVFARSELAVEPLYECNLSIAAALVQAGLGVSAFPRLAIGLIGQGGLVARKLIDPVISRQLGIITRPNSSLSSAATNLRLRLIEKCWQQSAE; the protein is encoded by the coding sequence ATGACGCGGATAGATCTGAGCCTTCGTCAGCTCGAGGCGTTCACGTCGATCGTGGCGAATGGAGGCTTCCGTGCAGCGGCGGATATGCTGCACGTTTCCCAGCCCGCCCTGAGCCGGACAATCCAACTGGCCGAAGCGACGCTTGGGACTTCCTTGTTTGATCGCGGCAATCAGGGGGTGGAGCTCACCCCGGCCGGAAAGCAGTTGCTCCCGATCGCTCAGCGCATCCTTCGGGAGTTCGATGTATCCCGAGGGGAACTCGCAGAGTTTCTCGCGGGCCGGAGCGGGCGCATCACGCTGGCTGTTCTGCCCTCCCTTGGGATCACCATCATACCCGAGATCATCTCCAGCTTCCTGTCCGATTTTCCTGCCGTTCGCTTCTCGCTCGAAGATTACATCGCGGGGGCACTGGAAGAAGCCGTGATGGAGGGAAAGGCAGATCTCGGAATCTCGGTGCGTCCGGCAGCCGGATCACCATTAAACTTCGAGCCGCTGCTTGCCGATGATTTTGCCTTCGTATGTGCGCATGGAGACCGGATGGGAGAGAAGGAGGAGCTTCCCTGGTCGGTGTTCGTGGAGCGTCCCTTCGTCGCCACCTCTCCGAATAGCAGCATCAGGACGATCACGGATGCCGTGTTCGCGAGGTCGGAACTGGCCGTCGAACCGCTCTATGAGTGCAACCTATCGATCGCGGCGGCCTTGGTGCAGGCAGGACTGGGCGTTTCGGCCTTTCCTCGCCTTGCCATCGGACTGATCGGCCAAGGCGGGTTAGTGGCCCGCAAGCTGATCGACCCCGTGATCTCTCGCCAGCTCGGGATTATCACCCGGCCGAACAGCTCGCTTTCAAGTGCCGCTACCAATCTCAGGCTTCGGCTGATAGAGAAGTGCTGGCAGCAGTCGGCCGAGTAA
- a CDS encoding acyclic terpene utilization AtuA family protein codes for MDTSSSESVRRIGGGAGFAGDRIDPAVALAGSDAIDAVVLECLAERTLVPGLRARRQNPDAGSDPRLRRRLLPLLPAAHKTGCRIISNLGAANPAAAARQIARLADEVGAPGMRVAGVVGDDVVRHADAIAWEEPIQGTLLGAHAYLGTEGLIAAISEGADVVVTGRVADSALFAAELMPFLDGTDDAFANAVMIGHLLECSGQVTGGNFEAPGGGSLDGASYARLGYPIARVERDGSAVIHILDGAPGRVDRLTCTLQLLYEIHDPSAYITPDAIVDFSKVRIEELGNNRVRVSGARKVGRPEKLKVSGFVERPGTHADVEMSYAGTGALTRARHAAEALRIRLEYFAEDAIRIDIVGVDSVLSGASLPSNASPPEVRIHVSAFCRDEEEAQSIEDEMYTLSICGPAGGGSMRSERRPRVTVIDGLIDRSLVETTVVWG; via the coding sequence ATGGACACATCAAGTTCGGAATCCGTACGCCGCATAGGCGGTGGAGCGGGATTTGCCGGGGATCGGATTGACCCGGCGGTCGCTCTGGCCGGTTCGGACGCAATCGATGCCGTGGTGCTTGAATGCCTGGCCGAACGCACTCTGGTTCCGGGGCTTCGCGCCAGGCGCCAAAATCCGGACGCCGGTTCCGATCCGCGATTGCGCCGCCGCCTGTTGCCACTGCTGCCGGCGGCCCACAAGACCGGGTGCCGGATCATCTCGAACCTCGGCGCCGCCAATCCCGCCGCGGCGGCCCGCCAGATCGCGCGGCTCGCCGATGAGGTCGGAGCTCCCGGCATGCGCGTCGCCGGGGTGGTCGGCGACGACGTCGTTAGACACGCGGATGCGATCGCCTGGGAAGAGCCGATTCAGGGGACGCTTCTCGGCGCTCACGCATATCTCGGGACAGAGGGCTTGATTGCGGCCATCTCCGAAGGAGCGGATGTCGTCGTAACCGGCCGCGTCGCCGACTCGGCGTTGTTCGCGGCGGAGCTGATGCCCTTCCTGGACGGCACTGACGATGCCTTCGCCAACGCCGTCATGATCGGCCACCTTCTCGAATGCTCCGGCCAGGTCACAGGCGGAAACTTCGAGGCGCCCGGCGGCGGCTCTCTCGATGGAGCGAGCTATGCGAGGCTCGGCTATCCCATCGCCCGCGTGGAGCGGGATGGCAGTGCCGTGATCCATATTCTCGACGGAGCGCCGGGCCGCGTGGATCGGCTGACTTGCACCTTGCAGCTCCTCTATGAAATTCACGATCCCTCAGCCTACATCACGCCCGACGCGATCGTCGATTTCTCGAAAGTCAGGATCGAAGAGCTCGGAAACAACCGTGTGCGCGTATCCGGCGCGCGCAAGGTCGGGCGCCCCGAGAAGCTTAAGGTGTCGGGCTTCGTCGAGCGTCCCGGGACGCACGCCGATGTCGAGATGTCCTATGCCGGAACCGGTGCGCTGACCCGCGCGCGGCACGCGGCCGAAGCTCTGCGCATCCGCCTCGAATATTTCGCCGAGGACGCAATCCGCATCGACATCGTCGGCGTCGACTCCGTGCTCAGCGGTGCTTCGCTCCCGAGCAATGCCTCTCCGCCCGAAGTTCGCATCCACGTTTCGGCCTTCTGCCGGGACGAGGAGGAGGCTCAGTCGATCGAGGACGAGATGTACACGCTTTCCATCTGCGGACCGGCGGGTGGCGGCAGCATGCGCAGCGAACGGCGCCCGCGCGTCACAGTCATCGACGGGCTGATCGATCGCTCGTTGGTCGAAACCACTGTGGTGTGGGGGTGA
- a CDS encoding tripartite tricarboxylate transporter substrate binding protein: MLAPAASWGETFPSRPIKFLVPFAAGSATDAVARLVGDYVASKLKQAVVVENKAGASGILAAQNVALSAPDGYTILITTNTTHGANQSLLKQVPYDALNDFTPVTRIGISPLILLVNPSLPVKSVAELVAYGKANPGKLTFGAGSSSSRICGELLKMRMGFEATHVPYRSIPQAVTDLMGGQIAFTFSDPLGAVPQIEAGKVRGLAVSGTSRIKLAPDLPTMVEAGVPDYNIIAYFAAFAPAKMPAPIANALAKALSGAVRDKAIIEKFDAVGIEPSPSTPEELHAQVAAEIIKWAAIVKSAGIEPQ; the protein is encoded by the coding sequence GTGTTGGCTCCTGCGGCGAGCTGGGGCGAGACGTTCCCCAGCCGACCGATCAAGTTTCTCGTTCCGTTCGCCGCCGGTAGCGCGACCGACGCGGTCGCGCGATTGGTCGGCGACTATGTGGCGTCCAAGCTGAAGCAAGCCGTCGTTGTCGAGAACAAAGCCGGCGCAAGCGGCATCCTGGCCGCGCAGAACGTCGCCCTATCCGCTCCAGATGGGTACACCATCCTCATCACGACGAACACCACGCACGGCGCGAACCAGAGTCTGCTGAAGCAGGTTCCGTACGACGCCCTGAACGACTTTACGCCTGTGACGCGGATCGGGATCAGTCCGCTCATCTTGCTCGTTAATCCGTCGCTGCCGGTTAAGTCCGTCGCGGAGCTCGTCGCCTACGGAAAGGCCAATCCGGGCAAGCTGACCTTCGGCGCCGGTTCGAGCTCTTCGCGGATCTGCGGCGAACTCCTGAAGATGCGGATGGGGTTCGAGGCCACTCACGTGCCCTATCGAAGCATCCCCCAAGCCGTGACGGATTTGATGGGTGGGCAGATTGCCTTCACCTTTTCCGATCCTCTGGGGGCGGTCCCGCAGATCGAGGCGGGCAAGGTCCGCGGTCTGGCAGTATCAGGGACCTCGCGCATCAAGCTCGCGCCGGATTTGCCCACGATGGTCGAAGCCGGGGTGCCAGACTACAACATTATCGCATACTTCGCGGCGTTCGCGCCCGCCAAGATGCCCGCTCCGATCGCGAACGCGCTCGCGAAGGCGTTGTCCGGTGCCGTTCGTGACAAGGCCATCATTGAGAAATTCGACGCGGTCGGGATCGAGCCGTCCCCCTCGACCCCTGAAGAGCTTCACGCCCAGGTCGCTGCCGAAATCATCAAATGGGCCGCGATCGTGAAGAGCGCCGGGATCGAGCCGCAATAG